A window of the Deinococcus gobiensis I-0 genome harbors these coding sequences:
- a CDS encoding AAA family ATPase: MDAAPPDLNAAFRARGYVAGEALGTALRLVTLLGRPLLLEGPAGVGKTEAAKTLADVLGTRLIRLQCYEGLDAQAALYEWNYARQLLHLRRAEATGREPSDAELYGENFLMRRPLLQAISEDVPPVLLIDEVDRADDAFEAFLLELLAEWQVTVPELGTITARTRPHVVLTSNRARELSDALRRRCLYHWVEYPSRAQELEIVRARLPEVTAALAAGVTRAVHALRELPLGKPPGVAETLDWARALSVLGYETLDAHALHTTLGAVLKLREDAQLAAPLLERQLARPE, encoded by the coding sequence GTGGACGCCGCGCCCCCCGACCTGAACGCCGCCTTCCGCGCGCGCGGCTACGTGGCGGGCGAGGCGCTGGGCACCGCGCTGCGGCTCGTGACCCTGCTGGGGCGGCCCCTGCTGCTCGAAGGTCCCGCCGGGGTCGGCAAGACCGAGGCGGCCAAGACCCTGGCCGACGTGCTGGGCACCCGCCTCATCCGGCTGCAATGCTACGAGGGCCTCGATGCCCAGGCCGCGCTGTACGAGTGGAACTACGCCCGGCAGCTGCTGCACCTGCGCCGCGCCGAGGCGACGGGCCGCGAGCCGAGCGACGCCGAGCTGTACGGCGAAAACTTCCTGATGCGCCGGCCGCTGCTCCAGGCCATCAGCGAGGACGTGCCCCCGGTGCTGCTCATCGACGAGGTGGACCGCGCCGACGACGCCTTCGAGGCCTTCTTGCTCGAACTGCTCGCCGAGTGGCAGGTCACGGTGCCGGAACTGGGGACCATCACCGCGCGCACCCGGCCCCACGTCGTCCTGACGAGCAACCGCGCGCGCGAACTGAGCGACGCGCTGCGGCGGCGCTGCCTGTACCACTGGGTCGAGTACCCCAGCCGCGCGCAGGAGCTGGAGATCGTGCGCGCCCGGCTGCCCGAGGTCACGGCGGCGCTGGCCGCCGGGGTCACGCGGGCGGTCCACGCCCTGCGCGAGCTGCCGCTGGGCAAGCCGCCCGGCGTGGCCGAGACGCTGGACTGGGCGCGGGCGCTCTCGGTGCTGGGCTATGAGACGCTGGACGCCCACGCCCTGCACACGACCCTGGGCGCGGTCCTGAAACTG
- a CDS encoding SRPBCC family protein → MKLNYSGQEHVKAPPAAVWAFVRDPERVARCLPDVQDVQVRDATHMDATVQVGVGMVRGKFRFGIEVQPEEDAGRVNVKVNGGGLGSVVDLLAGATVVDNGDGTTTLDWTGDATMRGPVATVGGRLLDAQAQKLIQKTFQNMSASVEAASGTLA, encoded by the coding sequence ATGAAACTCAACTATTCCGGCCAGGAACACGTCAAGGCCCCGCCCGCCGCCGTCTGGGCCTTCGTGCGCGACCCCGAGCGCGTGGCGCGCTGCCTGCCCGACGTGCAGGACGTGCAGGTCAGGGACGCCACCCACATGGACGCCACCGTGCAGGTCGGCGTGGGGATGGTGCGCGGCAAGTTCAGGTTCGGTATCGAGGTGCAGCCCGAGGAGGACGCGGGGCGCGTGAACGTCAAGGTGAACGGCGGGGGTCTGGGCAGTGTCGTGGACCTGCTGGCCGGGGCGACCGTCGTGGACAACGGCGACGGCACGACCACCCTCGACTGGACCGGCGACGCCACCATGCGCGGGCCGGTGGCGACGGTGGGCGGGCGGCTGCTCGACGCGCAGGCCCAGAAGCTCATCCAGAAGACCTTCCAGAACATGAGCGCCAGTGTCGAGGCCGCCTCGGGGACGCTGGCCTAG
- a CDS encoding nucleotidyltransferase family protein, producing the protein MLLPAPSPVPHRLGVLLAAGRSTRMGTPKQLAPLGGQALCRHAAGALAAGGYGALLAVVPPGEVGAAVRAALAGLPFAFTENPEPGRGLASSFRAAAAWALAQPRPFAAVTFALADMPLVTPATHAALAGAFADTGAPAVLARYGEGEAAVHAPPHLFRADLLGRVAALPDADHGPRALLREYAASTVTVPRPAAELLDVDTPEALARARGLFGASD; encoded by the coding sequence ATGCTTCTCCCTGCGCCTTCTCCTGTCCCCCACCGGCTCGGCGTGCTGCTCGCGGCCGGGCGCAGCACGCGCATGGGCACGCCCAAACAGCTCGCGCCGCTCGGCGGTCAGGCGCTGTGCCGCCACGCGGCCGGGGCGCTGGCGGCCGGGGGTTACGGCGCGCTGCTGGCCGTCGTGCCCCCCGGCGAGGTCGGGGCGGCCGTGCGCGCGGCGCTGGCGGGGCTGCCCTTCGCCTTCACCGAGAACCCCGAGCCCGGGCGCGGGCTGGCCTCGTCCTTCCGGGCAGCGGCGGCGTGGGCGCTCGCGCAGCCCCGGCCCTTCGCCGCCGTGACCTTCGCGCTCGCCGACATGCCGCTGGTCACGCCCGCGACCCACGCGGCGCTGGCCGGGGCCTTCGCCGATACGGGCGCGCCCGCCGTCCTGGCCCGCTACGGCGAGGGCGAGGCGGCCGTCCATGCCCCGCCGCACCTGTTCCGGGCCGACCTGCTAGGGCGCGTCGCCGCGCTGCCCGACGCCGACCACGGCCCCCGCGCCCTGCTGCGCGAGTACGCCGCCAGCACGGTCACGGTGCCGCGCCCGGCCGCCGAACTGCTCGACGTGGACACGCCCGAGGCGCTGGCGCGGGCGCGGGGGCTGTTCGGCGCCTCAGACTGA
- a CDS encoding alpha/beta hydrolase, with product MSTPPPSPLPGFTEGAQVIHVPGDRPPVDEFSHVVYSQVRNGPAVRALHLILLVPRTGAPKPAVVYFPGGGFTSAAHGKFFEMRAALAAAGFVVAAAEYRTVPDTFPAPVEDGKAAVRYLRAHAADYGIDPARIGVLGDSAGGYLAQMVGLTGDEPAFDRGDHLGESSGVQAVATLYGISDLLNIGEGFGADVQRVHASPAVTEALLLHGPAFGDSAGGPVDRDPAQARQASPVGHLGGPKPPFLILHGSADQLVSPVQSRQLYEGLRGAGQSAEYLLVEGAGHGDGPWYQPELIGRVVAWFGRQLGRG from the coding sequence ATGTCCACGCCTCCCCCTTCCCCACTGCCCGGCTTCACCGAGGGCGCGCAGGTCATCCATGTTCCGGGCGACCGGCCCCCGGTGGACGAATTCAGCCACGTCGTGTACTCGCAGGTCCGGAACGGCCCCGCCGTGCGCGCCCTGCACCTGATCCTGCTCGTGCCGCGCACCGGGGCGCCCAAGCCGGCCGTCGTGTACTTTCCGGGCGGCGGCTTCACCTCGGCCGCGCACGGCAAATTCTTCGAGATGCGCGCCGCGCTGGCCGCTGCGGGCTTCGTGGTCGCGGCGGCGGAATACCGCACCGTGCCCGACACCTTTCCCGCGCCGGTCGAGGACGGCAAGGCGGCCGTGCGCTACCTGCGGGCCCACGCCGCCGACTACGGCATCGACCCCGCGCGCATCGGCGTGCTGGGCGACTCGGCGGGCGGCTACCTCGCGCAGATGGTGGGCCTGACCGGGGACGAGCCGGCCTTCGACCGGGGCGACCACCTGGGCGAGTCCTCCGGGGTGCAGGCGGTCGCCACGCTGTACGGCATCTCCGACCTGCTGAACATCGGCGAGGGCTTCGGGGCCGACGTGCAGCGCGTCCACGCCTCGCCCGCCGTCACCGAGGCGCTGCTATTGCACGGCCCGGCCTTCGGCGACTCGGCGGGCGGGCCGGTGGACCGCGACCCGGCCCAGGCCCGGCAGGCCAGCCCGGTCGGCCACCTCGGCGGCCCCAAGCCCCCGTTCCTGATTCTGCACGGCAGCGCGGACCAGCTCGTGTCCCCGGTGCAGAGCCGTCAGCTCTACGAGGGCCTGCGCGGCGCGGGCCAGAGCGCCGAGTACCTGCTCGTCGAGGGCGCGGGCCACGGGGACGGGCCGTGGTATCAGCCGGAGCTGATCGGGCGGGTCGTGGCCTGGTTCGGCCGTCAGCTCGGGCGGGGCTGA